In a single window of the Desulfovibrio mangrovi genome:
- a CDS encoding polysaccharide biosynthesis/export family protein, with translation MKRLYIGIAWVFLSLMMSAVGYAGQLSSFRLGCGDVLEIAVWGDESLTRKVVVRPDGNISFPLVGDIKAAGNTVEQLRTECANRIKEYVPNAPVTVMLQELGSAKIFIVGKVNRPGMYLMDGPYTVLQALALAGGMTPYAEEDAIQVVRVSDSGEQKYVAFDYVEAVSGKSLEKNITLMPGDTVLVP, from the coding sequence TTGAAACGTTTGTACATTGGTATCGCTTGGGTATTTTTGAGTTTGATGATGAGCGCTGTGGGATATGCCGGACAGCTTTCATCTTTCAGGCTTGGCTGCGGTGACGTTCTGGAGATTGCTGTGTGGGGGGATGAATCTCTCACCCGCAAGGTTGTTGTTCGTCCGGACGGGAATATTTCCTTTCCACTTGTCGGTGATATAAAGGCGGCTGGCAACACTGTGGAGCAGTTGCGTACCGAATGTGCTAATAGGATCAAAGAGTATGTCCCTAATGCTCCTGTAACCGTGATGCTGCAAGAACTCGGCAGTGCCAAGATATTTATTGTGGGCAAGGTAAATCGCCCCGGTATGTACCTGATGGATGGTCCCTATACTGTTCTTCAGGCTCTTGCCTTGGCGGGTGGTATGACCCCTTATGCAGAGGAAGATGCTATTCAGGTTGTCCGTGTTTCGGATAGCGGAGAGCAGAAATACGTGGCGTTTGACTACGTAGAGGCTGTTTCCGGTAAGAGTCTTGAAAAGAACATTACCCTGATGCCGGGAGATACCGTTCTTGTTCCCTAA